One Lacticaseibacillus rhamnosus genomic window carries:
- a CDS encoding tautomerase family protein, whose protein sequence is MPLVRFDMLKGRSPETIKAILQITHEVMVAAFEVPERDRYQIVHQHEPYEMVVEDTGLGIPRTDQVVVISLVSRVRTVHQLEQFYESLARRLSEAGLVDKNDLMVNVSFNHDQGWSFGQGKAQFLDGSL, encoded by the coding sequence ATGCCATTAGTTCGATTTGACATGTTAAAAGGGCGGTCACCCGAGACTATTAAAGCTATTTTGCAAATAACCCATGAAGTGATGGTTGCAGCGTTTGAGGTACCCGAGCGTGATCGTTATCAAATTGTCCACCAACATGAGCCATATGAAATGGTGGTTGAGGATACCGGGTTGGGCATACCACGAACGGATCAGGTGGTTGTGATTTCGTTAGTGAGTCGCGTTCGTACGGTTCACCAATTAGAGCAGTTTTATGAAAGTTTGGCAAGGCGCTTATCCGAAGCAGGATTAGTGGATAAGAACGATCTCATGGTCAATGTTTCGTTTAATCATGATCAAGGCTGGAGTTTTGGCCAAGGCAAAGCCCAATTTTTGGATGGCAGTTTATAA
- a CDS encoding TIM barrel protein has protein sequence MGIELTQMALNRKIAQQRPLAKFFQLAEAAGIHQVELRNDMTTSDGSETVIDGMQVAEFQTLKQKYDMQILTINAIQQFNNPAKLSKNRDLLTKLAELSAQIGNQAIIFVPEVNARDKRTEQQRLDDTVSSLQVFGDILAAYHLTGFIEPLGFRASTMRYPWTALDAINLSGRTEFKLTIDTFHFFLAHLTAEQFKAGVDINRVGLIHLSGIEPIHALREVVDEDRILITERDIMQNIEQVHLFEAMGYRGHYSFEPFSSRLAAETNQQLTQQILASIERLNQPTAVFSTEVTQP, from the coding sequence ATGGGGATAGAACTGACACAAATGGCTTTGAATCGAAAAATTGCTCAGCAGCGGCCACTGGCGAAATTTTTTCAATTAGCCGAAGCTGCTGGCATTCATCAAGTCGAGTTACGCAATGATATGACCACTTCTGATGGCTCAGAGACTGTCATTGATGGCATGCAGGTTGCAGAATTTCAGACGTTAAAGCAAAAATACGACATGCAGATTTTAACGATTAATGCGATTCAGCAATTCAATAATCCAGCCAAATTAAGCAAAAATCGCGATCTTTTGACCAAGCTGGCGGAATTGTCGGCGCAAATTGGCAATCAGGCGATTATCTTTGTACCGGAAGTTAACGCACGGGACAAGCGAACCGAGCAACAGCGACTTGATGATACCGTTAGCAGTTTACAGGTGTTTGGGGACATTCTGGCTGCTTACCATTTGACGGGATTCATTGAACCGTTGGGCTTTAGGGCCAGCACAATGCGGTATCCGTGGACAGCGCTGGATGCCATTAATTTATCTGGCCGGACCGAGTTTAAGCTGACGATTGATACGTTTCATTTCTTCTTGGCACATCTAACAGCCGAACAATTCAAAGCAGGTGTTGATATTAACCGCGTGGGATTAATTCATCTGTCGGGAATTGAGCCGATCCACGCATTGCGAGAAGTTGTGGATGAAGATCGGATTCTGATTACCGAACGCGATATCATGCAAAATATTGAGCAGGTTCATTTGTTTGAGGCAATGGGTTATCGGGGCCATTATTCATTTGAGCCATTTTCAAGCCGGTTGGCAGCCGAAACCAACCAGCAACTTACTCAGCAGATATTAGCAAGTATTGAACGGTTGAATCAGCCAACTGCAGTGTTTAGTACGGAGGTGACGCAACCATGA